One window of Papaver somniferum cultivar HN1 chromosome 9, ASM357369v1, whole genome shotgun sequence genomic DNA carries:
- the LOC113309550 gene encoding uncharacterized protein LOC113309550 isoform X3, with translation MSLELIGGALLGAVVSELLKAVLRAKVKATSFKPYLEKLTITLESVIPKVEEIKRLDDDERMRTDSQKGPELNRLIMLLREGTILVEKCSEVQSWNYISKKKYWGKIQELDNDLIRFFQVDAQAAMWLDVGKILCMVNNFDQQLKQLTTARENGSSSNNGAGARDGDGGVNDLKAAVPIKPAIVITSADPQKVGSAKASEKLDRQAERATQIKPRDHDLQEAIPIKAKIIVNPADPQKVSSVKASEKLDRHDLKVAVPISPAYRQKDIINTFESTARIPNVSGTVAALEVLSFWDDESVPMYGKSFGGVAKTSLSEGLDLKVLLNCDFEKINTNLRDTEYEPFMLSEATHSSVILCKAAQLVVVTRFHNYGPLAIQYNYDRVKKEHHRHMELVESVRHENVVPLRAYYYHFRPVPDDQPRYLNMEIVLVYDYYRKGSVHKMLHGKLKVPFDWDARLKVAIGVARGIAFIHRQDNGTFFHGSINSENIFLNTGNYGCISELGKCIVGSTEPYVTGSRGRLRKSDVYSYGIFLLELVTGNSPYRGIVEEFKACIGWRKKLVSKVEHFIRLKQLNPEKYCFQLLDPELVKQYGEYKEQLIEMLRIARNCVSHWAPEMDDVVKMVENVGRDFALLENPSFRDDASVAFFNRSMGGVGRTSLREGLELKVLQKRHSKMIVDNNSPNPLRAYVTDNISNATLYETAQLVLVTRFRTLKSYDEWMYNQIKSEHHQHMELIERVRHENVVPLKAYYYSFSYPKAIDHPSRPIPVEDTHQQGLEIILVYDYYKLGSIFQTLHESE, from the exons ATGTCTTTGGAGTTGATAGGAGGAGCTCTGCTTGGTGCAGTGGTATCAGAATTACTGAAAGCAGTTCTTCGCGCGAAAGTTAAAGCCACGAGTTTCAAACCCTACTTAGAAAAGCTCACAATCACACTCGAATCAGTAATTCCCAAAGTTGAAGAGATCAAACGTTTAGATGATGACGAAAGAATGAGAACGGATAGTCAGAAAGGACCGGAGCTTAACAGATTGATAATGCTATTAAGAGAAGGGACAATCTTAGTAGAAAAATGTTCGGAAGTACAATCATGGAATTATATCTCGAAAAAGAAGTACTGGGGGAAGATACAGGAATTGGATAATGACTTGATCAGGTTCTTTCAGGTGGATGCGCAGGCAGCTATGTGGTTAGATGTCGGAAAGATCTTGTGTATGGTTAACAATTTCGATCAGCAATTAAAGCAGCTGACAACAGCAAGAGAAAACGGCAGTAGCAGTAATAATGGTGCTGGAGCTAGAGATGGAGACGGAGGAGTTAATGATCTGAAAGCGGCAGTACCAATTAAGCCAGCGATAGTAATTACCTCGGCTGATCCTCAGAAAGTGGGTTCTGCGAAAGCCAGTGAGAAATTAGATCGTCAAGCCGAAAGGGCCACACAAATTAAGCCTCGGGACCATGATCTGCAAGAGGCAATACCAATTAAGGCAAAGATAATAGTGAATCCGGCTGATCCTCAGAAAGTGAGTTCTGTGAAAGCCAGTGAAAAGTTAGATCGTCATGATCTGAAAGTTGCAGTACCAATTTCTCCGGCTTATCGTCAGAAAGACATTATTAATACTTTTGAAAGTACTGCACGTATTCCTAACGTTAGTGGTACTGTCGCTGCATTGGAGGTGTTGTCCTTTTGGGATGACGAGAGTGTTCCAATGTATGGTAAATCTTTTGGTGGAGTTGCAAAGACAAGTTTATCAGAAGGATTAGATTTGAAGGTTTTGCTTAATTGTGATTTCGAAAAGATTAACACAAATTTACGGGATACTGAATACGAGCCTTTTATGTTATCAGAAGCAACTCATTCGAGCGTGATTCTTTGCAAGGCTGCCCAGTTGGTTGTGGTAACGAGATTTCACAATTACGGGCCACTTGCTATCCAATACAATTATGATAGAGTAAAAAAGGAACATCACCGACACATGGAATTGGTCGAGAGTGTTAGGCACGAAAATGTGGTTCCGCTTAGGGCATATTACTATCATTTTCGTCCGGTACCTGATGATCAACCGCGTTACCTGAATATGGAGATTGTTCTTGTGTATGATTACTACAGAAAGGGTAGTGTTCATAAAATGTTGCAtg GAAAACTGAAGGTGCCTTTTGACTGGGATGCTCGGCTAAAGGTCGCAATTGGAGTAGCAAGAGGCATTGCTTTTATACACAGACAAGACAATGGAACTTTTTTCCATGGAAGTATAAACTCTGAGAATATCTTCCTTAACACTGGAAATTATGGTTGCATTTCAGAACTTGGCAAATGTATTGTTGGATCTACAGAACCTTACGTGACTGGCAGCAGGGGCAGACTCCGTAAATCAGATGTATACAGCTATGGTATTTTTCTCCTTGAACTCGTAACTGGGAATTCTCCATATAGAGGCATTGTGGAAGAATTTAAGGCATGTATTGGTTGGAGGAAGAAGTTAGTTAGTAAGGTTGAGCACTTCATTCGTCTTAAGCAACTAAATCCAGAAAAGTACTGCTTTCAACTGTTGGACCCTGAATTAGTGAAGCAGTATGGAGAATATAAAGAACAGTTGATAGAGATGCTACGGATAGCAAGGAATTGTGTTTCGCATTGGGCACCAGAAATGGATGATGTGGTGAAAATGGTGGAGAATGTTGGACGAGATTTCGCGCTGTTGGAGAATCCATCATTTAGAGATGATGCGAGTGTTGCATTTTTTAATAGATCTATGGGTGGGGTTGGAAGGACAAGTTTACGAGAAGGATTAGAATTGAAAGTGTTGCAGAAACGTCATTCTAAAATGATCGTGGACAACAATTCGCCAAACCCTTTGAGAGCATACGTAACAGATAATATATCGAATGCGACCCTGTACGAGACTGCTCAATTGGTTTTAGTAACGAGGTTTCGGACTCTCAAGTCATATGATGAATGGATGTACAATCAAATAAAAAGTGAACACCACCAACACATGGAATTGATTGAGAGGGTTAGGCACGAAAATGTGGTTCCACTTAAGGCGTACTACTATTCTTTTAGTTATCCTAAAGCTATCGATCATCCCTCACGTCCTATACCTGTTGAAGATACGCATCAGCAGGGCTTAGAGATAATTTTGGTGTATGATTACTATAAATTGGGTAGTATTTTTCAGACGTTGCACG AATCAGAATAG
- the LOC113309550 gene encoding uncharacterized protein LOC113309550 isoform X2, which translates to MRTDSQKGPELNRLIMLLREGTILVEKCSEVQSWNYISKKKYWGKIQELDNDLIRFFQVDAQAAMWLDVGKILCMVNNFDQQLKQLTTARENGSSSNNGAGARDGDGGVNDLKAAVPIKPAIVITSADPQKVGSAKASEKLDRQAERATQIKPRDHDLQEAIPIKAKIIVNPADPQKVSSVKASEKLDRHDLKVAVPISPAYRQKDIINTFESTARIPNVSGTVAALEVLSFWDDESVPMYGKSFGGVAKTSLSEGLDLKVLLNCDFEKINTNLRDTEYEPFMLSEATHSSVILCKAAQLVVVTRFHNYGPLAIQYNYDRVKKEHHRHMELVESVRHENVVPLRAYYYHFRPVPDDQPRYLNMEIVLVYDYYRKGSVHKMLHGKLKVPFDWDARLKVAIGVARGIAFIHRQDNGTFFHGSINSENIFLNTGNYGCISELGKCIVGSTEPYVTGSRGRLRKSDVYSYGIFLLELVTGNSPYRGIVEEFKACIGWRKKLVSKVEHFIRLKQLNPEKYCFQLLDPELVKQYGEYKEQLIEMLRIARNCVSHWAPEMDDVVKMVENVGRDFALLENPSFRDDASVAFFNRSMGGVGRTSLREGLELKVLQKRHSKMIVDNNSPNPLRAYVTDNISNATLYETAQLVLVTRFRTLKSYDEWMYNQIKSEHHQHMELIERVRHENVVPLKAYYYSFSYPKAIDHPSRPIPVEDTHQQGLEIILVYDYYKLGSIFQTLHGKTKIPFGWDARLRVAVGVARGIAYIHKQNEGDFFHGKIKSSNIFLNAKNYGCVSDLGKCLGGYTEPDVSFCNKFGQESDIYCYGVFLVELVTGSTPIYPAWGDQTDCPMLVDFRHYFCISDFVVKSFLEAHVRSKQSNPDAACCNALDPELIMYYEEIKEQVIQILQIAMDCVSEPAPKIDDVLKDVEGIGRLQLPLEFQDLLQDE; encoded by the exons ATGAGAACGGATAGTCAGAAAGGACCGGAGCTTAACAGATTGATAATGCTATTAAGAGAAGGGACAATCTTAGTAGAAAAATGTTCGGAAGTACAATCATGGAATTATATCTCGAAAAAGAAGTACTGGGGGAAGATACAGGAATTGGATAATGACTTGATCAGGTTCTTTCAGGTGGATGCGCAGGCAGCTATGTGGTTAGATGTCGGAAAGATCTTGTGTATGGTTAACAATTTCGATCAGCAATTAAAGCAGCTGACAACAGCAAGAGAAAACGGCAGTAGCAGTAATAATGGTGCTGGAGCTAGAGATGGAGACGGAGGAGTTAATGATCTGAAAGCGGCAGTACCAATTAAGCCAGCGATAGTAATTACCTCGGCTGATCCTCAGAAAGTGGGTTCTGCGAAAGCCAGTGAGAAATTAGATCGTCAAGCCGAAAGGGCCACACAAATTAAGCCTCGGGACCATGATCTGCAAGAGGCAATACCAATTAAGGCAAAGATAATAGTGAATCCGGCTGATCCTCAGAAAGTGAGTTCTGTGAAAGCCAGTGAAAAGTTAGATCGTCATGATCTGAAAGTTGCAGTACCAATTTCTCCGGCTTATCGTCAGAAAGACATTATTAATACTTTTGAAAGTACTGCACGTATTCCTAACGTTAGTGGTACTGTCGCTGCATTGGAGGTGTTGTCCTTTTGGGATGACGAGAGTGTTCCAATGTATGGTAAATCTTTTGGTGGAGTTGCAAAGACAAGTTTATCAGAAGGATTAGATTTGAAGGTTTTGCTTAATTGTGATTTCGAAAAGATTAACACAAATTTACGGGATACTGAATACGAGCCTTTTATGTTATCAGAAGCAACTCATTCGAGCGTGATTCTTTGCAAGGCTGCCCAGTTGGTTGTGGTAACGAGATTTCACAATTACGGGCCACTTGCTATCCAATACAATTATGATAGAGTAAAAAAGGAACATCACCGACACATGGAATTGGTCGAGAGTGTTAGGCACGAAAATGTGGTTCCGCTTAGGGCATATTACTATCATTTTCGTCCGGTACCTGATGATCAACCGCGTTACCTGAATATGGAGATTGTTCTTGTGTATGATTACTACAGAAAGGGTAGTGTTCATAAAATGTTGCAtg GAAAACTGAAGGTGCCTTTTGACTGGGATGCTCGGCTAAAGGTCGCAATTGGAGTAGCAAGAGGCATTGCTTTTATACACAGACAAGACAATGGAACTTTTTTCCATGGAAGTATAAACTCTGAGAATATCTTCCTTAACACTGGAAATTATGGTTGCATTTCAGAACTTGGCAAATGTATTGTTGGATCTACAGAACCTTACGTGACTGGCAGCAGGGGCAGACTCCGTAAATCAGATGTATACAGCTATGGTATTTTTCTCCTTGAACTCGTAACTGGGAATTCTCCATATAGAGGCATTGTGGAAGAATTTAAGGCATGTATTGGTTGGAGGAAGAAGTTAGTTAGTAAGGTTGAGCACTTCATTCGTCTTAAGCAACTAAATCCAGAAAAGTACTGCTTTCAACTGTTGGACCCTGAATTAGTGAAGCAGTATGGAGAATATAAAGAACAGTTGATAGAGATGCTACGGATAGCAAGGAATTGTGTTTCGCATTGGGCACCAGAAATGGATGATGTGGTGAAAATGGTGGAGAATGTTGGACGAGATTTCGCGCTGTTGGAGAATCCATCATTTAGAGATGATGCGAGTGTTGCATTTTTTAATAGATCTATGGGTGGGGTTGGAAGGACAAGTTTACGAGAAGGATTAGAATTGAAAGTGTTGCAGAAACGTCATTCTAAAATGATCGTGGACAACAATTCGCCAAACCCTTTGAGAGCATACGTAACAGATAATATATCGAATGCGACCCTGTACGAGACTGCTCAATTGGTTTTAGTAACGAGGTTTCGGACTCTCAAGTCATATGATGAATGGATGTACAATCAAATAAAAAGTGAACACCACCAACACATGGAATTGATTGAGAGGGTTAGGCACGAAAATGTGGTTCCACTTAAGGCGTACTACTATTCTTTTAGTTATCCTAAAGCTATCGATCATCCCTCACGTCCTATACCTGTTGAAGATACGCATCAGCAGGGCTTAGAGATAATTTTGGTGTATGATTACTATAAATTGGGTAGTATTTTTCAGACGTTGCACG GAAAAACAAAGATTCCTTTTGGCTGGGATGCTAGGCTAAGGGTCGCGGTTGGCGTAGCAAGAGGCATTGCTTATATACACAAACAAAATGAGGGAGATTTTTTCCATGGAAAAATTAAATCCTCAAATATTTTCCTAAATGCCAAAAATTACGGTTGCGTTTCAGACCTTGGAAAATGTCTTGGTGGATATACAGAACCTGACGTGAGCTTCTGCAACAAATTTGGCCAAGAATCAGACATATACTGCTATGGGGTTTTTCTGGTCGAACTCGTAACAGGGTCTACCCCTATTTATCCCGCATGGGGTGATCAAACTGATTGCCCTATGCTTGTTGATTTCAGGCATTATTTTTGTATTAGCGATTTCGTTGTTAAGTCTTTTCTTGAGGCTCATGTTCGTAGCAAGCAGTCAAATCCAGATGCAGCTTGCTGTAATGCATTGGATCCAGAATTAATAATGTATTACGAAGAAATAAAAGAACAGGTGATACAGATCCTACAGATAGCTATGGATTGTGTTTCAGAACCAGCGCCGAAAATTGATGACGTGCTGAAAGATGTGGAGGGTATTGGGCGATTACAACTCCCGCTTGAATTTCAAGATCTACTCCAAGATGAATGA
- the LOC113309550 gene encoding uncharacterized protein LOC113309550 isoform X1 codes for MSLELIGGALLGAVVSELLKAVLRAKVKATSFKPYLEKLTITLESVIPKVEEIKRLDDDERMRTDSQKGPELNRLIMLLREGTILVEKCSEVQSWNYISKKKYWGKIQELDNDLIRFFQVDAQAAMWLDVGKILCMVNNFDQQLKQLTTARENGSSSNNGAGARDGDGGVNDLKAAVPIKPAIVITSADPQKVGSAKASEKLDRQAERATQIKPRDHDLQEAIPIKAKIIVNPADPQKVSSVKASEKLDRHDLKVAVPISPAYRQKDIINTFESTARIPNVSGTVAALEVLSFWDDESVPMYGKSFGGVAKTSLSEGLDLKVLLNCDFEKINTNLRDTEYEPFMLSEATHSSVILCKAAQLVVVTRFHNYGPLAIQYNYDRVKKEHHRHMELVESVRHENVVPLRAYYYHFRPVPDDQPRYLNMEIVLVYDYYRKGSVHKMLHGKLKVPFDWDARLKVAIGVARGIAFIHRQDNGTFFHGSINSENIFLNTGNYGCISELGKCIVGSTEPYVTGSRGRLRKSDVYSYGIFLLELVTGNSPYRGIVEEFKACIGWRKKLVSKVEHFIRLKQLNPEKYCFQLLDPELVKQYGEYKEQLIEMLRIARNCVSHWAPEMDDVVKMVENVGRDFALLENPSFRDDASVAFFNRSMGGVGRTSLREGLELKVLQKRHSKMIVDNNSPNPLRAYVTDNISNATLYETAQLVLVTRFRTLKSYDEWMYNQIKSEHHQHMELIERVRHENVVPLKAYYYSFSYPKAIDHPSRPIPVEDTHQQGLEIILVYDYYKLGSIFQTLHGKTKIPFGWDARLRVAVGVARGIAYIHKQNEGDFFHGKIKSSNIFLNAKNYGCVSDLGKCLGGYTEPDVSFCNKFGQESDIYCYGVFLVELVTGSTPIYPAWGDQTDCPMLVDFRHYFCISDFVVKSFLEAHVRSKQSNPDAACCNALDPELIMYYEEIKEQVIQILQIAMDCVSEPAPKIDDVLKDVEGIGRLQLPLEFQDLLQDE; via the exons ATGTCTTTGGAGTTGATAGGAGGAGCTCTGCTTGGTGCAGTGGTATCAGAATTACTGAAAGCAGTTCTTCGCGCGAAAGTTAAAGCCACGAGTTTCAAACCCTACTTAGAAAAGCTCACAATCACACTCGAATCAGTAATTCCCAAAGTTGAAGAGATCAAACGTTTAGATGATGACGAAAGAATGAGAACGGATAGTCAGAAAGGACCGGAGCTTAACAGATTGATAATGCTATTAAGAGAAGGGACAATCTTAGTAGAAAAATGTTCGGAAGTACAATCATGGAATTATATCTCGAAAAAGAAGTACTGGGGGAAGATACAGGAATTGGATAATGACTTGATCAGGTTCTTTCAGGTGGATGCGCAGGCAGCTATGTGGTTAGATGTCGGAAAGATCTTGTGTATGGTTAACAATTTCGATCAGCAATTAAAGCAGCTGACAACAGCAAGAGAAAACGGCAGTAGCAGTAATAATGGTGCTGGAGCTAGAGATGGAGACGGAGGAGTTAATGATCTGAAAGCGGCAGTACCAATTAAGCCAGCGATAGTAATTACCTCGGCTGATCCTCAGAAAGTGGGTTCTGCGAAAGCCAGTGAGAAATTAGATCGTCAAGCCGAAAGGGCCACACAAATTAAGCCTCGGGACCATGATCTGCAAGAGGCAATACCAATTAAGGCAAAGATAATAGTGAATCCGGCTGATCCTCAGAAAGTGAGTTCTGTGAAAGCCAGTGAAAAGTTAGATCGTCATGATCTGAAAGTTGCAGTACCAATTTCTCCGGCTTATCGTCAGAAAGACATTATTAATACTTTTGAAAGTACTGCACGTATTCCTAACGTTAGTGGTACTGTCGCTGCATTGGAGGTGTTGTCCTTTTGGGATGACGAGAGTGTTCCAATGTATGGTAAATCTTTTGGTGGAGTTGCAAAGACAAGTTTATCAGAAGGATTAGATTTGAAGGTTTTGCTTAATTGTGATTTCGAAAAGATTAACACAAATTTACGGGATACTGAATACGAGCCTTTTATGTTATCAGAAGCAACTCATTCGAGCGTGATTCTTTGCAAGGCTGCCCAGTTGGTTGTGGTAACGAGATTTCACAATTACGGGCCACTTGCTATCCAATACAATTATGATAGAGTAAAAAAGGAACATCACCGACACATGGAATTGGTCGAGAGTGTTAGGCACGAAAATGTGGTTCCGCTTAGGGCATATTACTATCATTTTCGTCCGGTACCTGATGATCAACCGCGTTACCTGAATATGGAGATTGTTCTTGTGTATGATTACTACAGAAAGGGTAGTGTTCATAAAATGTTGCAtg GAAAACTGAAGGTGCCTTTTGACTGGGATGCTCGGCTAAAGGTCGCAATTGGAGTAGCAAGAGGCATTGCTTTTATACACAGACAAGACAATGGAACTTTTTTCCATGGAAGTATAAACTCTGAGAATATCTTCCTTAACACTGGAAATTATGGTTGCATTTCAGAACTTGGCAAATGTATTGTTGGATCTACAGAACCTTACGTGACTGGCAGCAGGGGCAGACTCCGTAAATCAGATGTATACAGCTATGGTATTTTTCTCCTTGAACTCGTAACTGGGAATTCTCCATATAGAGGCATTGTGGAAGAATTTAAGGCATGTATTGGTTGGAGGAAGAAGTTAGTTAGTAAGGTTGAGCACTTCATTCGTCTTAAGCAACTAAATCCAGAAAAGTACTGCTTTCAACTGTTGGACCCTGAATTAGTGAAGCAGTATGGAGAATATAAAGAACAGTTGATAGAGATGCTACGGATAGCAAGGAATTGTGTTTCGCATTGGGCACCAGAAATGGATGATGTGGTGAAAATGGTGGAGAATGTTGGACGAGATTTCGCGCTGTTGGAGAATCCATCATTTAGAGATGATGCGAGTGTTGCATTTTTTAATAGATCTATGGGTGGGGTTGGAAGGACAAGTTTACGAGAAGGATTAGAATTGAAAGTGTTGCAGAAACGTCATTCTAAAATGATCGTGGACAACAATTCGCCAAACCCTTTGAGAGCATACGTAACAGATAATATATCGAATGCGACCCTGTACGAGACTGCTCAATTGGTTTTAGTAACGAGGTTTCGGACTCTCAAGTCATATGATGAATGGATGTACAATCAAATAAAAAGTGAACACCACCAACACATGGAATTGATTGAGAGGGTTAGGCACGAAAATGTGGTTCCACTTAAGGCGTACTACTATTCTTTTAGTTATCCTAAAGCTATCGATCATCCCTCACGTCCTATACCTGTTGAAGATACGCATCAGCAGGGCTTAGAGATAATTTTGGTGTATGATTACTATAAATTGGGTAGTATTTTTCAGACGTTGCACG GAAAAACAAAGATTCCTTTTGGCTGGGATGCTAGGCTAAGGGTCGCGGTTGGCGTAGCAAGAGGCATTGCTTATATACACAAACAAAATGAGGGAGATTTTTTCCATGGAAAAATTAAATCCTCAAATATTTTCCTAAATGCCAAAAATTACGGTTGCGTTTCAGACCTTGGAAAATGTCTTGGTGGATATACAGAACCTGACGTGAGCTTCTGCAACAAATTTGGCCAAGAATCAGACATATACTGCTATGGGGTTTTTCTGGTCGAACTCGTAACAGGGTCTACCCCTATTTATCCCGCATGGGGTGATCAAACTGATTGCCCTATGCTTGTTGATTTCAGGCATTATTTTTGTATTAGCGATTTCGTTGTTAAGTCTTTTCTTGAGGCTCATGTTCGTAGCAAGCAGTCAAATCCAGATGCAGCTTGCTGTAATGCATTGGATCCAGAATTAATAATGTATTACGAAGAAATAAAAGAACAGGTGATACAGATCCTACAGATAGCTATGGATTGTGTTTCAGAACCAGCGCCGAAAATTGATGACGTGCTGAAAGATGTGGAGGGTATTGGGCGATTACAACTCCCGCTTGAATTTCAAGATCTACTCCAAGATGAATGA